Proteins encoded in a region of the Pigmentiphaga litoralis genome:
- the cueR gene encoding Cu(I)-responsive transcriptional regulator, translating into MNALNIGDASKASGVSAKMIRHYESIGLIPAARRTDAGYRLYKDDDIHTLQFIRNARDLGFSIAQIDTLLQLWKDRGRPSADVKTLAMGHIQELDDKIRALQAMRDTLENLASHCHGDHRPDCPILAGLEGQPAITC; encoded by the coding sequence ATGAACGCGCTCAATATTGGTGACGCGTCAAAAGCGTCGGGCGTGTCGGCCAAGATGATCCGGCACTACGAATCGATCGGGCTGATCCCTGCCGCGCGGCGCACCGACGCCGGCTACCGGCTGTACAAGGACGACGACATCCACACCCTGCAGTTCATCCGCAACGCGCGGGACCTGGGCTTTTCGATCGCGCAGATCGATACGCTGCTGCAGCTGTGGAAAGACCGGGGCCGGCCCAGCGCCGATGTGAAGACGCTGGCGATGGGGCATATCCAGGAACTGGACGACAAGATCCGCGCCTTGCAGGCCATGCGCGACACGCTGGAAAACCTGGCTTCGCACTGCCACGGCGATCATCGGCCGGACTGCCCGATTCTTGCTGGACTGGAAGGGCAGCCCGCGATCACCTGCTAG
- a CDS encoding copper-binding protein has translation MKRTLTVIAAAAALLATSLVMAASANTSGEVRRIDAAAGKITIKHGAISNLDLPAMTLVFHVADPAMLQNVKPGDKVRFAADKINGQYTITALER, from the coding sequence ATGAAACGAACGTTGACCGTTATTGCCGCAGCCGCCGCGTTGCTGGCGACCAGCCTGGTCATGGCCGCATCGGCCAATACCAGCGGCGAAGTGCGTCGCATCGACGCCGCCGCAGGCAAGATCACCATCAAGCACGGCGCGATTTCCAATCTGGATCTGCCCGCGATGACCCTGGTCTTTCACGTGGCCGACCCGGCCATGCTGCAGAACGTGAAGCCGGGCGACAAGGTCCGCTTCGCGGCCGACAAGATCAACGGCCAGTACACGATCACCGCGCTGGAGCGCTGA
- a CDS encoding asparaginase, giving the protein MSSRTAASSRRPRIAVIGTGGTFAMQARHRFDWVEYSESGVILGIDHLLTTMGELAPHIDIVPIGFRALGSTGIVPADWLALSLLISSTIANDPLLDGIVITHGTATLEETAWFLDLTLALDIPVIVTGAQRPSNTEGSDACVNLRAALAAACSPALRDLGVLVVMDNVVLPARDATKVSSFELAAFEAPGFGPLARIDAQGQVALRRLPVRPAGRLPITNLADVGALPRVDIVLSYAGADRVVIDALVAAGTRGIISAGLPPGRPASGERAGLVDAVAQGVTVVQSTRAARGTVPVQRFLSADGILAGGDLSPQKLRILLMLALVRTDDPQVIQQMLFAY; this is encoded by the coding sequence ATGTCGAGCAGGACTGCGGCGTCATCGCGGCGTCCGCGTATCGCCGTCATCGGCACCGGTGGCACTTTTGCCATGCAGGCGCGCCATCGATTCGACTGGGTCGAGTACAGCGAAAGCGGCGTGATCCTTGGCATTGATCACTTGCTGACGACGATGGGCGAACTCGCGCCGCACATCGATATCGTCCCGATCGGGTTTCGTGCGCTGGGCAGCACCGGCATCGTACCGGCGGACTGGCTGGCGCTGTCATTGTTGATTTCGTCAACGATCGCCAACGATCCTCTGCTGGACGGCATCGTCATCACGCATGGCACTGCCACCCTCGAAGAAACCGCCTGGTTCCTTGACCTGACGCTGGCACTGGACATTCCCGTGATCGTGACCGGCGCACAGCGGCCGTCCAACACCGAGGGGTCCGACGCGTGCGTGAATCTGCGCGCCGCGTTGGCTGCGGCGTGCTCGCCCGCCTTGCGGGATCTGGGCGTATTGGTGGTGATGGACAACGTCGTGCTGCCCGCGCGGGACGCCACCAAGGTATCGAGCTTCGAGCTGGCCGCGTTCGAAGCGCCGGGCTTTGGGCCGCTGGCCCGCATCGATGCACAAGGGCAGGTCGCGCTGCGCCGTCTGCCCGTGCGGCCCGCGGGCAGGTTGCCGATCACGAACCTGGCCGATGTGGGGGCCCTGCCGCGGGTGGACATCGTGCTGTCGTACGCGGGCGCCGACCGCGTCGTGATCGACGCGCTGGTCGCCGCCGGCACGCGCGGCATCATCAGCGCGGGGCTGCCGCCCGGTCGTCCGGCCAGTGGCGAACGCGCCGGGCTGGTCGATGCCGTGGCTCAAGGCGTGACTGTGGTGCAGTCGACCCGGGCAGCGCGCGGCACGGTGCCGGTGCAACGCTTTCTGTCCGCCGACGGCATCCTGGCAGGCGGCGACCTGTCGCCGCAGAAGCTGCGCATCCTGCTGATGCTGGCGCTGGTGCGGACCGACGATCCCCAGGTGATTCAGCAGATGTTGTTTGCGTATTGA
- a CDS encoding non-heme iron oxygenase ferredoxin subunit, with the protein MNAMISGAGSDRGDDHGNDLHDGAPGADWHDLGPRDACFGDSPCLQATVNGVKVGLFLVDDEVYAIDDLCTHGHAMLTDGELDGFEVECPLHGGVFDVRSGKPMCSPVTRPVRTHPVRFYQGGVYVKVEG; encoded by the coding sequence ATGAACGCAATGATTTCAGGGGCGGGCAGTGATCGTGGCGATGATCACGGCAACGACCTGCACGACGGCGCCCCGGGTGCTGACTGGCATGACCTGGGTCCGCGCGACGCCTGCTTTGGCGACTCGCCGTGCCTGCAGGCAACGGTCAACGGCGTCAAGGTCGGCCTGTTCCTGGTCGATGACGAGGTCTATGCCATTGACGATCTGTGTACGCACGGTCACGCCATGTTGACTGACGGCGAACTGGACGGCTTTGAAGTGGAGTGCCCGCTCCATGGCGGCGTGTTCGACGTGCGATCGGGCAAGCCCATGTGTTCGCCGGTGACGCGTCCGGTGCGCACCCATCCGGTCCGTTTCTATCAGGGCGGGGTGTACGTGAAGGTGGAAGGGTGA
- a CDS encoding dihydroorotate dehydrogenase — MVDMSVSIGSMTLANPVMPGSGTFGEGMAKVIDLNLLGAIVSKTITHDVREGNPPPRIAEFRDATLFSIGIPSKGADHYVNELVPFYTGYVPPLIASISADTVEGFADLAARISVPGVMAIEANVSCPNIKKDGQAFGMDADATEQVVRAMKAATKVPVWAKMTPNAGNMAAVARAAERGGADAIVAANALLAMAIDVDTFRPKVANLMGGITGRATKPIILRMAYQCAQAVSIPVIGCGGISDANDALEYMLAGCSAVQIGTASFVSPNAMPRMIDDLAAFCQRRGISRIRDLIGAMQMFEPVMLERRATL; from the coding sequence GTATCGATAGGCAGCATGACGCTGGCCAATCCCGTGATGCCCGGGTCAGGCACGTTTGGTGAAGGCATGGCCAAGGTGATCGATCTGAACCTGCTGGGCGCCATTGTCAGCAAGACCATCACGCACGACGTGCGCGAAGGCAATCCGCCGCCGCGCATTGCCGAGTTCCGCGACGCGACCCTGTTTTCGATCGGCATTCCGAGCAAGGGCGCCGACCACTATGTGAACGAACTGGTGCCGTTCTATACCGGCTATGTGCCACCCCTGATCGCCAGCATTTCGGCCGATACGGTGGAAGGTTTTGCCGACCTGGCCGCGCGCATTTCGGTGCCGGGCGTGATGGCCATCGAAGCCAACGTGTCATGCCCGAATATCAAGAAAGACGGACAGGCCTTCGGCATGGATGCCGATGCGACCGAGCAGGTGGTGCGCGCCATGAAGGCCGCGACCAAGGTGCCGGTATGGGCCAAGATGACGCCCAACGCGGGCAACATGGCTGCCGTGGCGCGGGCCGCCGAACGGGGCGGCGCGGATGCCATCGTCGCGGCCAACGCGTTGCTGGCCATGGCGATCGATGTCGACACCTTCCGCCCCAAGGTCGCCAACCTGATGGGCGGCATTACCGGCCGCGCCACCAAGCCCATCATCCTGCGCATGGCCTACCAATGCGCGCAGGCGGTGTCGATTCCGGTGATCGGTTGCGGCGGCATCTCGGACGCGAACGACGCGCTGGAATACATGCTGGCGGGTTGCAGCGCGGTGCAGATCGGCACCGCCAGCTTCGTCAGCCCGAATGCCATGCCGCGCATGATCGACGACCTGGCGGCCTTCTGCCAGCGCCGCGGCATCTCGCGCATCCGCGACCTGATCGGCGCGATGCAGATGTTCGAACCTGTGATGCTGGAACGGAGGGCGACCTTATGA